In Nicotiana tabacum cultivar K326 chromosome 19, ASM71507v2, whole genome shotgun sequence, one DNA window encodes the following:
- the LOC107828864 gene encoding proline-rich receptor-like protein kinase PERK4, translating to MSSSSSEESPPSDSSSSNSPPSDSSSSNSPPSSSSSPPNNSNSQSSPSKNNSSSGNDNSSSSSGDNNNNNNNNNNNNTNSQSPPSNGNNNNNNSNSNSQSPPSNNNIDNNNNNNSNSQSPPNNDSSSGKNNNSSSNNNNNSNNNNNNIDNNNNNNNNHNNNSDNKSLPPPKSSDSSKGGSSAHSPPPPSPPPPPPSHNSPNSRSLAPPKHPSTKSDAKDNKTALRVGVAAGAGLLFLVMIVFLISCCKRKKKRKHAQIGYYRDNSHGAMNSHHYYNNSGQHGNNWQNNNKLQSTDQFGKMPPSAQVSSEHSWPIAPPPPPPMMSSSEMSSAAFSGPHQPPLPPPHPAMALGFNQSSFTYDDLAAATGGFAKANLLGQGGFGYVHKGVLPNGKEIAVKSLKANSGQGEREFQAEVEIISRVHHRHLVSLVGYCSAGSQRMLVYEFVANNTLEYHLHGSGRPPMDFNTRHKIALGSAKGFAYLHEDCHPKIIHRDIKAANILLDENFEAKVADFGLAKLSSDTNTHVSTRIMGTFGYLAPEYASSGKLTEKSDVYSYGVMLLELITGRRPIDMDGDDDTLVEWARPILIRATEGGDYDELIDPRLEGKFDAQQMLCMVACAAASIRHSAKRRPKMSQIVRALEDDVTLDDLNEGGKLGHSATLSSGGSSEHDGGSYDIRKFRKSSMSSQEYSSSENGESREFRQSKK from the exons atgtcttcgtcatcaTCTGAGGAATCTCCACCGTCAGATTCTTCATCTTCAAATTCACCACCATCAGATTCATCATCTTCAAATTCACcaccatcttcctcatcatctcCACCAAATAATTCAAATTCTCAATCTTCTCCTTCTAAAAATAATTCATCATCTGGAAACGACAATAGCTCCTCTTCTTCCGGtgataacaataataataacaataacaataacaataataacacaaACTCTCAATCTCCTCCTTCTAAcggtaacaacaataataataatagtaattcAAACTCTCAATCTCCTCCTTCTAACAATAACatcgataataataataataataattcaaactCTCAATCTCCTCCTAACAATGACTCTTCGtctggaaaaaataataattcctcttcaaacaataacaacaacagtaataacaacaataataacattgataacaacaataacaacaataataatcataataacaaTTCTGACAACAAGTCACTGCCTCCACCAAAATCATCGGATTCATCAAAAGGAGGTTCATCGGCTCATTCGCCGCCACCTCCGTCGCCGCCACCCCCTCCACCATCACATAATTCTCCTAACTCTAGATCTCTTGCCCCTCCAAAGCATCCCTCAACAAAGTCAGATGCTAAAGATAACAAAACAGCACTAAGGGTAGGAGTTGCTGCTGGAGCAGGACTATTGTTTCTTGTTATGATAGTTTTCCTCATATCTTGTTGCaaacgaaaaaagaaaaggaagcatgCTCAAATTGGCTACTACAGAGACAATTCTCACGGAGCCATGA ACAGTCATCACTACTATAATAACAGTGGACAACATGGGAACAATTGGCAGAATAACAACAAACTCCAATCTACTgatcagtttggcaaaatgcctCCTAGTGCACAAGTAAGCTCAGAACACAGTTGGCCAATTGCGCCGCCGCCGCCGCCACCAATGATGAGTAGTAGTGAAATGAGCTCCGCAGCTTTCTCTGGTCCACATCAACCTCCTTTGCCACCTCCACATCCAGCAATGGCTCTTGGTTTTAACCAAAGCAGTTTTACTTATGATGATTTAGCAGCTGCAACTGGAGGATTTGCTAAGGCTAATCTTTTAGGACAAGGTGGTTTTGGATATGTACATAAAGGTGTGTTACCTAATGGTAAAGAGATTGCTGTTAAAAGTTTAAAAGCTAATAGTGGACAAGGTGAAAGAGAGTTTCAAGCAGAGGTTGAAATTATAAGTCGTGTACATCATCGTCATCTCGTGTCTTTGGTTGGATATTGTAGTGCTGGCTCGCAAAGGATGCTTGTTTATGAATTTGTTGCTAATAACACTCTTGAATATCACCTCCATG gATCTGGTCGTCCTCCTATGGACTTCAATACAAGGCACAAAATTGCATTAGGATCTGCAAAAGGCTTTGCTTATCTTCATGAAGATT GCCACCCTAAAATTATTCATAGGGACATTAAAGCTGCAAATATTCTATTGGACGAAAATTTTGAAGCGAAG GTGGCTGATTTTGGATTAGCTAAGCTTTCGTCTGACACCAATACTCATGTATCCACCCGTATCATGGGAACTTTTGG GTACTTAGCACCAGAGTATGCTTCAAGTGGCAAACTCACTGAGAAATCTGATGTCTATTCGTATGGAGTTATGCTTTTGGAACTTATAACTGGACGTCGTCCAATAGATATGGATGGTGACGATGATACCTTAGTTGAATGG GCAAGGCCTATTCTCATTCGTGCAACAGAGGGTGGAGATTATGATGAATTAATAGATCCACGTTTGGAGGGGAAATTTGATGCACAACAGATGTTATGTATGGTGGCATGTGCTGCTGCATCAATCAGGCATTCTGCTAAAAGACGTCCAAAAATGAGTCAG ATTGTGCGTGCTTTAGAAGATGATGTTACTTTGGACGATTTAAATGAGGGAGGAAAACTTGGGCATAGTGCAACTCTTAGCTCAGGTGGAAGCTCTGAACATGATGGAGGTTCATATGACATAAGAAAATTCAGAAAATCCAGCATGTCGAGTCAAGAATATTCAAGCAGTGAAAATGGTGAATCTCGTGAATTTCGCCAAAGCAAGAAGTGA